In one window of Timaviella obliquedivisa GSE-PSE-MK23-08B DNA:
- a CDS encoding ABC transporter ATP-binding protein/permease — protein MKHTVSLKETLPSMGRILQRFTPQIRKQQPLLIFAFLALLAETLLRLLEPWPLKIIFDYILLPGVDRPMPTLPVIGQASSLVLLTLLTIGSIGLAVLRGAAAYSSTAGMAIAASHVMTEVRGDLYSHLQRLSLSFHNQARTGDLIARVTQDITRLREVTVMALLPLLASSLTLVGMVGVMFWLHWEMAIIAIAIFPLFVFSTTRTSRQIREVVRRQRKREGAMAATAAEAMSAIKVVQALSLQTMLESTFFTHNREGLQEDAEAQKLSAGLERTMEVLVTVAVALVLWKGVQLVLQGALTAGDLLIFITYLKTAFKPIRQLAKYTGQIAKATASGERVIDVLDTIPDIQDTRGAMDAPPFLGAVQFDQVNFAYESGSIGTLKSVSFMVQPGEHIVLVGPSGSGKSTLVSLLLRFYDPVEGRILIDGHDLREYKVDSVRRQISVVLQDSILFASTVRENIAYGNLKATPAEIETAARVAKAHEFILKLPQGYDTILGERGATLSGGQRQRIAIARAAVRHAPIVILDEPTTGLDNHSEHIVNEALSQLTKGKTTFVVSHNLQATERADRILYIEEGKVLEQGTHQELMALKGQYAQLYQLQAKVHPIRNKNNGGSNAIAI, from the coding sequence ATGAAACATACGGTCAGCTTAAAAGAGACATTGCCCAGCATGGGTCGAATTCTTCAGCGTTTTACGCCACAAATTCGCAAGCAGCAACCGCTGTTGATCTTTGCATTTTTGGCACTTTTGGCTGAAACCTTGCTGCGGCTGTTGGAGCCTTGGCCCCTTAAGATAATTTTTGACTATATTCTGTTGCCTGGTGTCGATCGCCCTATGCCAACCCTGCCCGTCATTGGGCAAGCTTCGAGTCTAGTATTGCTAACTTTGCTAACAATTGGCTCAATTGGATTAGCGGTGCTGCGCGGTGCTGCGGCTTATTCCAGTACCGCAGGAATGGCGATCGCTGCCTCCCACGTGATGACTGAGGTACGGGGTGATCTTTACAGCCATTTGCAACGCCTGTCGCTCTCTTTCCATAATCAGGCAAGAACAGGTGATTTAATCGCTCGTGTTACCCAAGATATTACTCGGCTACGAGAGGTGACAGTCATGGCACTGTTGCCCTTGCTGGCAAGCTCGTTAACGCTAGTGGGTATGGTTGGAGTCATGTTTTGGTTGCACTGGGAAATGGCGATCATTGCGATCGCTATTTTTCCTTTGTTTGTGTTTTCCACAACCCGCACGAGCCGTCAAATCCGAGAAGTGGTGCGGAGACAGCGCAAGCGAGAAGGCGCGATGGCTGCCACTGCGGCTGAGGCAATGAGTGCTATTAAAGTAGTGCAAGCCTTATCTTTGCAGACCATGCTGGAAAGCACCTTTTTTACTCACAACCGTGAAGGACTACAAGAAGATGCCGAAGCCCAGAAATTAAGTGCTGGGCTAGAGCGAACCATGGAAGTATTAGTCACGGTTGCTGTAGCGTTGGTGCTGTGGAAAGGAGTTCAACTCGTACTCCAAGGAGCTTTAACAGCAGGAGATTTGCTAATTTTTATCACCTATTTGAAAACAGCATTTAAACCCATTCGTCAACTCGCTAAATACACGGGGCAGATCGCTAAAGCAACTGCATCGGGTGAACGAGTGATTGATGTTTTAGATACCATTCCAGATATACAGGATACGCGAGGCGCAATGGATGCCCCACCGTTTTTGGGAGCGGTGCAGTTTGACCAGGTGAACTTTGCTTATGAGAGCGGTAGTATCGGTACGCTAAAAAGTGTCAGCTTTATGGTGCAACCGGGTGAGCATATTGTTTTGGTTGGACCTTCAGGCAGTGGTAAATCCACATTGGTTAGTTTGCTGCTGCGCTTTTACGATCCTGTCGAAGGAAGAATTTTGATAGATGGGCATGACTTGCGCGAGTATAAGGTAGATTCAGTCCGTCGTCAGATTAGCGTGGTATTGCAAGATAGCATTTTGTTTGCCTCTACTGTTCGAGAAAACATTGCCTACGGTAATCTTAAAGCAACCCCTGCTGAAATTGAAACCGCGGCTCGCGTGGCAAAAGCCCACGAATTTATTCTGAAGCTGCCGCAGGGATACGACACAATTTTGGGTGAGCGCGGGGCAACTCTTTCAGGTGGACAACGGCAGCGAATTGCGATCGCCCGTGCCGCCGTGCGTCATGCTCCAATTGTAATTTTAGATGAGCCTACGACAGGATTAGATAATCACAGTGAGCATATTGTCAACGAGGCATTGAGCCAGTTGACAAAGGGCAAAACAACTTTTGTGGTATCGCACAATCTACAAGCAACCGAACGAGCCGATCGCATTCTCTACATTGAAGAAGGCAAAGTCCTGGAACAAGGAACTCACCAGGAACTCATGGCTTTGAAAGGACAGTATGCCCAACTCTACCAGCTTCAGGCGAAGGTTCATCCTATCCGCAACAAAAATAACGGAGGTAGTAATGCGATCGCTATTTAA
- a CDS encoding class I SAM-dependent methyltransferase gives MTTQTFDTTKAEAFAERMLNILNGGAIALMTSIGHRTELFDTMAELPPSTSQQIADAAGLNERYVREWLGAMVTGRLIDYDAIAKTYALPAEHAAFLTRAKASDNIAAFAQFIPLLGTVEEQIIDCFYKGGGVPYSEFKRFHAVMAEDSGQTTVSALFDHVLPLIPGLAEALQQGINVLDVGCGYGRAINKLAGAFPNSRFTGYDFSGEAIAIANAEAQLHKLGNIQFEVKDAATLEERDRYDWITTFDAIHDQAKPDVVLQKICQALRPDGVYLMQDIHAATNVDGNLDHPIGSLLYTISCMHCMTVSLAYGGMGLGTMWGKEKALQMLAEAGFKQVEIKQLAHDFQNDYYIIRKS, from the coding sequence ATGACGACCCAAACTTTTGACACGACTAAAGCCGAAGCATTCGCGGAACGGATGCTGAATATCCTCAACGGCGGCGCGATCGCCCTGATGACTTCGATTGGTCATCGCACCGAACTGTTTGACACGATGGCAGAATTGCCGCCCTCCACTAGTCAACAAATTGCTGATGCCGCTGGACTCAACGAACGCTATGTGCGGGAATGGCTGGGTGCAATGGTGACTGGTCGGTTAATAGATTATGATGCGATCGCCAAAACCTACGCTTTGCCTGCTGAACACGCTGCCTTCTTGACCAGAGCAAAGGCATCCGACAATATTGCCGCCTTTGCTCAATTCATTCCGTTGTTGGGAACGGTGGAAGAGCAAATTATCGACTGCTTCTACAAGGGTGGCGGTGTGCCATATTCCGAATTTAAACGCTTTCATGCGGTGATGGCGGAAGATAGTGGTCAAACGACTGTATCTGCCTTATTTGATCATGTGCTGCCCTTAATTCCTGGGCTGGCAGAAGCGTTGCAGCAAGGCATTAATGTTTTAGACGTGGGCTGCGGCTACGGGCGAGCGATCAACAAGCTGGCGGGCGCTTTTCCAAACAGTCGATTTACAGGCTATGACTTTTCAGGGGAGGCGATCGCCATTGCCAACGCCGAAGCTCAACTGCATAAACTTGGGAATATCCAGTTTGAAGTTAAAGATGCCGCAACGCTGGAAGAGCGCGATCGCTACGATTGGATCACGACCTTCGATGCCATTCACGACCAGGCAAAGCCCGATGTAGTGTTACAAAAAATTTGTCAGGCACTGCGTCCAGATGGCGTTTATCTAATGCAAGATATCCACGCCGCAACGAATGTAGATGGCAATCTAGATCACCCGATCGGCTCCTTGCTGTACACCATTTCCTGTATGCACTGCATGACTGTTTCTCTCGCCTATGGCGGCATGGGTTTAGGAACAATGTGGGGAAAAGAAAAAGCGCTACAAATGTTGGCTGAAGCAGGTTTCAAGCAAGTCGAGATCAAGCAGCTAGCGCACGATTTTCAGAACGACTACTACATTATTCGCAAAAGCTAA
- a CDS encoding DUF4242 domain-containing protein: protein MVRVLVEKAFKPPITEDKWNHDIAIGIPCHQAHDVKWIRSMMARDHISVVCEFEAPDAETVRRSFRKAGLPFVRIWTIDILEPISDCNGTISTQGWCPNQPTSPD from the coding sequence ATGGTTCGCGTCCTGGTTGAAAAAGCCTTTAAGCCACCGATTACTGAAGACAAATGGAATCACGACATCGCAATTGGTATTCCTTGCCATCAAGCCCATGACGTGAAGTGGATTCGATCGATGATGGCACGCGATCACATCTCGGTTGTGTGCGAATTTGAAGCACCAGATGCCGAAACAGTCCGGCGATCGTTTCGTAAAGCTGGGTTACCGTTTGTGCGGATCTGGACGATCGATATCTTGGAACCTATCTCCGATTGCAATGGCACGATTAGCACCCAAGGCTGGTGTCCAAACCAACCCACCTCTCCGGACTAA
- a CDS encoding AAA family ATPase: protein MPPILQARLLGEFSLICDGSPVPATLTGRSQALLAYLLLNRHTPQPRQRLAFHLWSESTEPQARTNLRKELSHLRRALPNAEQILSVDAKTLQWQPKTQFTLDVAQFEEAIKAAQATDSSLAQAALEQAVELYRGDLLPDCDDEWIIPERDRLQQMRVRALEQLINLLEEQRAYRIALGYGQQLLQFDRLNESTYCVLMRLHNLSGDRANALQLYHRCMIILREELGIDPSPTTQKLYEQLLREDELPEDELPAQTTTHFRPLTLLHPALSPLVGRKREWEIIRQWMGAIDSAASSEVLLLLGEPGIGKTRLLEELREVMQSGRMQGHILWGRAFAAEMVRPYGIWIDALRSLELPPVTLSPKLGFLLPEIDQPIIDPPDRSHLFDAVMQLLAEWANQSPLVVILDDIQWIDEASSALLHYAIRLLNHLPVQFACTARTGELEANAEVSRVVQALRRERRLQTLELPAFNREETAELIRSVSGNALDLSLEVVDQVFIDSGGNPLFTLELARASTPNQSVQADTLEALIGDRLRQLNDTAYDLLPWAAALGRSFKPTMVAQVADYPLAQLLLSIEQLEQRSIIRPSTSIGNEMGYDFSHDIVRQVVYRQLSEPRRRLIHLQIAHQLNQRTTPDHALAGDIAHHAALGGDPELAAATALLAAERCLKLFAYAEASKLAQQGMHHSQQLDNSSRVRLQIGLLKCYISAGVTKEQVPQIEATLHQLIAEAIALNLKDEEAIALEALIALSYDYNNLTSVHQHALRAAERVRSASPAVMARMLAHSGWCLAEIERDMDRAEALLLEAQSLAARVELEICDIACGLGCVHRHAADFTEAHLLLEQAWHMAQAEQDHWRECACLSYLAMVQLETGHPARAIAYSTELATVATKISGEGSEGAMAVALTALANYQLQQPNQLQQPEAEVALEQAIATLQQIDAKRMLAYVLIGAAEVDLVSERFAMAAIRAEAALQSAQIMNQPSETALAWAVLIQSFLAAGELDRAIAQFQAPHRPTDRHALSTRAQTAVDRVIMQCRKIKEGETHGSRPG, encoded by the coding sequence ATGCCTCCTATTTTGCAAGCCAGATTGCTGGGGGAATTCTCCTTGATTTGTGACGGTTCTCCAGTGCCAGCAACTCTGACTGGGCGATCGCAGGCATTGCTGGCGTATCTGCTGCTGAACCGCCACACACCTCAACCTAGACAACGGCTCGCCTTTCATCTCTGGTCAGAATCTACAGAGCCTCAAGCTCGAACCAATCTTCGTAAAGAGTTAAGCCATTTGCGCCGTGCCCTACCTAACGCGGAACAGATTCTATCAGTGGATGCCAAAACCCTACAATGGCAGCCCAAGACTCAGTTTACACTCGACGTAGCTCAGTTTGAGGAGGCGATCAAGGCAGCACAAGCTACAGATTCTAGCCTGGCACAAGCTGCATTAGAGCAAGCCGTAGAACTGTATCGAGGAGATTTGTTGCCGGATTGCGACGATGAATGGATTATCCCTGAGCGCGATCGACTTCAGCAGATGCGAGTCAGAGCCTTAGAGCAACTCATCAATTTATTGGAAGAACAGCGAGCCTACCGGATTGCCCTGGGCTATGGGCAACAGCTTTTGCAATTTGACCGCCTCAACGAATCCACTTACTGTGTTTTGATGCGGCTGCATAACCTGAGCGGCGATCGAGCTAATGCTCTCCAGCTTTACCACCGCTGCATGATAATCCTGCGAGAAGAGTTAGGCATTGATCCTAGCCCTACAACGCAGAAGCTATATGAACAATTGCTACGAGAAGACGAGTTGCCAGAAGACGAATTACCCGCTCAAACTACCACACATTTTCGTCCATTAACACTTTTGCATCCTGCTCTATCACCATTAGTGGGACGTAAGCGGGAATGGGAAATAATTCGGCAGTGGATGGGTGCGATCGATTCTGCGGCTTCCAGCGAAGTGCTGCTGCTGCTAGGCGAACCTGGAATTGGTAAAACTCGATTGCTAGAGGAACTGCGAGAAGTAATGCAGTCAGGACGGATGCAGGGGCACATCTTGTGGGGACGGGCATTTGCCGCAGAGATGGTACGACCCTATGGTATCTGGATTGATGCGTTGCGATCGCTTGAACTGCCGCCAGTTACCCTGTCTCCAAAATTGGGTTTCCTGTTGCCGGAGATAGATCAACCCATTATAGATCCGCCCGACCGGAGCCATTTGTTTGATGCAGTCATGCAACTGCTAGCAGAATGGGCAAATCAATCTCCGCTCGTGGTAATTCTTGATGATATTCAGTGGATTGATGAGGCTTCGTCTGCGTTGCTACACTATGCGATTCGCTTGCTGAATCACTTACCCGTGCAGTTTGCTTGCACCGCCCGTACTGGAGAGCTAGAGGCAAATGCGGAAGTCTCACGAGTGGTGCAAGCTCTCCGGCGAGAGCGACGACTGCAAACTTTGGAATTGCCTGCCTTCAATCGTGAAGAAACGGCTGAACTGATTCGCAGTGTCAGTGGCAACGCATTAGATCTGTCATTAGAAGTCGTTGATCAAGTGTTCATCGACAGTGGCGGCAATCCGTTGTTTACACTGGAACTTGCTCGGGCTTCAACTCCAAATCAATCGGTTCAGGCAGATACTTTAGAAGCGTTGATTGGCGATCGTCTCCGACAATTGAACGATACTGCTTATGACCTTTTACCATGGGCAGCTGCATTAGGACGAAGCTTTAAACCAACGATGGTAGCTCAGGTTGCAGACTATCCCCTGGCGCAGTTGTTACTGTCGATCGAACAGCTTGAGCAACGAAGCATCATTCGCCCAAGCACATCAATTGGAAATGAAATGGGATACGATTTTTCCCATGATATTGTGCGGCAGGTCGTCTATCGTCAACTCTCAGAACCACGTCGTCGTTTGATTCATCTACAGATTGCGCATCAGTTGAATCAACGCACCACTCCCGACCACGCTTTGGCGGGTGATATTGCCCACCATGCCGCTCTAGGGGGAGATCCTGAATTGGCTGCTGCTACTGCCCTACTAGCCGCAGAGCGCTGCCTAAAATTATTTGCCTATGCAGAGGCATCAAAGCTGGCGCAGCAAGGAATGCATCACAGTCAGCAGCTAGACAATTCTTCACGGGTGCGTCTCCAGATCGGGCTGCTCAAGTGCTACATTTCAGCAGGTGTGACTAAGGAACAAGTTCCGCAGATTGAAGCGACGCTGCACCAGTTAATTGCCGAAGCGATCGCGCTTAATCTCAAAGATGAAGAAGCGATCGCCCTAGAAGCTTTGATTGCGCTGAGCTATGACTACAATAATTTGACCAGTGTGCATCAGCACGCCCTGAGAGCCGCAGAACGAGTGCGATCGGCGAGTCCGGCTGTGATGGCGCGAATGCTGGCTCATAGCGGCTGGTGTCTAGCTGAAATTGAGCGCGACATGGATCGGGCGGAGGCGCTGTTGCTAGAAGCTCAATCATTGGCGGCTAGGGTTGAGCTAGAAATTTGTGATATTGCCTGCGGTCTGGGCTGTGTGCATCGCCATGCCGCAGATTTTACTGAAGCACATTTGCTGCTCGAACAAGCGTGGCACATGGCACAAGCCGAACAGGATCACTGGCGGGAATGCGCCTGTCTGAGCTACTTGGCAATGGTGCAGCTAGAAACGGGTCATCCAGCCAGGGCGATCGCCTACTCGACAGAACTGGCAACCGTTGCTACCAAAATTAGTGGTGAGGGGAGTGAAGGCGCGATGGCAGTAGCACTCACTGCCTTAGCAAATTATCAGCTTCAGCAGCCCAATCAGCTTCAGCAGCCCGAAGCCGAAGTCGCTTTGGAGCAAGCGATCGCTACCTTACAACAGATAGATGCCAAGCGGATGCTTGCTTATGTGCTAATTGGCGCTGCCGAAGTGGATCTGGTAAGTGAACGGTTCGCGATGGCGGCAATTCGAGCCGAAGCCGCCTTACAATCTGCTCAGATCATGAATCAGCCTAGCGAAACTGCTTTGGCTTGGGCAGTTTTGATTCAGAGTTTTTTAGCAGCAGGTGAACTAGACCGGGCGATTGCACAGTTCCAAGCACCACATCGTCCCACCGATCGCCATGCCCTCAGTACTCGCGCTCAAACCGCTGTTGATCGGGTTATCATGCAATGCAGAAAGATTAAAGAGGGAGAAACGCATGGTTCGCGTCCTGGTTGA
- a CDS encoding type 1 glutamine amidotransferase, producing the protein MADLSNIRVAVLVSDGFEEAELTEPVRALKESGATVKILSPTMKPIQGFRHHEKGALIQPDGTLDGISADAYDAVLLPGGALNADNLRVNEDVKRFLKEFQTSDKPIAAICHAQWELISAGIVEGRNLTSYHSIQDDIVNAGGNWLDQEVVIDKNWVTSRQPQDIPAFNHEMLTLFSQYVPAIAGGGLA; encoded by the coding sequence ATGGCTGATTTATCTAACATCCGAGTTGCAGTTCTGGTATCAGACGGTTTTGAAGAAGCAGAACTTACAGAGCCTGTACGCGCTTTAAAAGAGTCAGGAGCAACTGTTAAAATTTTGTCACCTACAATGAAGCCCATTCAAGGGTTTCGCCACCATGAAAAAGGGGCATTAATTCAACCAGACGGCACGCTTGACGGTATTAGCGCAGATGCTTACGATGCAGTCCTGCTACCTGGAGGTGCCCTTAATGCAGACAACCTCAGAGTGAATGAGGATGTAAAAAGGTTTCTAAAAGAATTTCAAACTTCTGACAAACCGATCGCTGCTATTTGTCATGCTCAATGGGAGCTAATTTCTGCTGGCATTGTTGAGGGGAGAAATCTGACCAGCTATCACTCTATTCAAGACGACATTGTTAATGCTGGAGGAAACTGGCTTGATCAAGAAGTCGTGATTGATAAAAACTGGGTTACTAGTCGTCAGCCCCAAGATATTCCAGCCTTTAACCACGAAATGCTTACCTTATTTTCGCAATACGTTCCCGCGATCGCTGGAGGGGGTTTAGCTTAA